The window TACTGCTTCTTCCTTCTCGGCATCGCGCTTTATGCCATCGCGCCGTCGTTGGCGCATATGGGATCGATCGCACTGTTCGTCGCCGCGTTCTGCGTCATCATCACGATGTACGGCGGCGGCTTCTCGACATTGCCAGCGTACCTCGCCGATATCTTCGGAACGAAGTTCGTTGGAGCCATCCATGGCCGGCTGCTGACGGCGTGGTCGCTGGCCGGTGTGCTCGGACCGTTGGTGATCGGCTACATTCGCGATGCGCAGATCGCGGCGGGCGTGCCGCGTGCGCTCGTTTATGACCGGACGATGTATATTCTGACGGGCTTCCTGCTCGTAGGCTTGATTGCCAACTCGCTCATTCGTCCTGTGGCGCAGAAATGGATGATGAGCGAGGCCGAGATGGAATCGCTACAAGCGGCTACGCCAGGGTCCAATGCCACCAAGGGCGGCCAAGGTATTGGCTTCGGCGGCCTCACGCCGGGCGCGCTGATCGCCTGGATCGCGGTCGGAATTCCGTTCCTGTGGGGTGTCTGGAATACGCTCACGAAGGCCGTGGCGCTGTTCGGCTAACGAGATACGCTTTGCGGCGGCTACCTACGGGTAAGCCCGCCGCTGAGCACTACTCAGACTATTGGAAACACTGCGCACCCCGTCCGATCGCGAAATGCGATGCGGCGCCGTTGAAAGCCCGGTCGCGCTCGATCAGTGCGTCCAGTTGGTGGTGCGGCCGTATCGGAAGTTGTCGGCGTAGGATTTCCGGATCGGCTTACGCGGCTTCGGCTCGGTAAGCGTGAAGGCGATGCCTTCGCGCGTCGCGTATGCGATCGCTTCTTCCTTCGTATCGAATTCGAGGCGAACCTGGGGCTGCGTTTCGCGTGCGCTTGTCCAGCCCATCAGAGGGTCGGCACGGCGTGGCGTCGTGTACTCGAATTCGAGCACCCAGTCCTTCGTCCGCGCTTCACCGGATTGCATAGCGGTTCTCGCCGGCTTGTAGATGCGCGCGGTCATTGTCGAGCCTCTTCGTGTCGTATTCCTCGTGAACCTAGGATATCCGGGTTCACGGAAAAAGCGACCAGTCGAGGTGCGGCATAGCTTCCGCTCTACGAGCGGGCAAGCGGATCTGGCTTGGGAGCCCTGCCCTCGCCCTACCAGCGGTAGCGCAGGCTTCCGATGACCATGCGCCCCTGGTCGAGATAGCAGTAGCCGGACGAGCAGACATCTTCGCGGCGATCGAAGACGTTGTTGGCGTTGACCTGCAGGCGGGCACCGGTGAACTTCGGATCGAGTTCGCCGAGGTCATAGTGCAGTGCGCCGTCCAAGAACGCATGGGCGTTGTTCTTGAAGGTGTTCTCGTCGTTGCCGAAGCTGGTGCCGATGTAGCGGACGCCGAGCCCCATGCCGAGCCCGCGGAACATGCCGGTGCGCAGCGTATAGTCACCCCAAATCGAGAACGTATGGCGCGGGATGCTG is drawn from Hyphomicrobium methylovorum and contains these coding sequences:
- a CDS encoding ETC complex I subunit, whose product is MTARIYKPARTAMQSGEARTKDWVLEFEYTTPRRADPLMGWTSARETQPQVRLEFDTKEEAIAYATREGIAFTLTEPKPRKPIRKSYADNFRYGRTTNWTH